The Cellulosimicrobium cellulans genome contains the following window.
AGCCCGCGCATCCGCAAGATAGCGTTCACGGGCGAGACGACGACCGGCCGCCTGATCATGCAGTACGCGAGCCAGAACATCATCCCGGTCACGCTCGAGCTCGGCGGCAAGTCGCCGAACATCTTCTTCTCCGACGTGGCCGACGCGCGCGACGACTTCTACGACAAGGCCCTCGAGGGGTTCACCATGTTCGCCCTCAACCAGGGCGAGGTGTGCACGTGCCCGTCGCGGGCCCTCATCCAGTCGTCGATCTACGACACGTTCCTCGGCGACGCGGTCGCCCGGACCCAGGCCGTCCAGCAGGGCAACCCGCTCGACACCGCGACGATGATCGGCGCGCAGGCGTCCAACGACCAGCTCGAGAAGATCTTGTCGTACATCGAGATCGGCAAGGCCGAGGGCGCGAAGGTCCTCACGGGCGGGACGCGCGCCGAGCTCGGCGGCGACCTCGCGGGCGGGTACTACGTGACGCCCACGATCTTCGAGGGCAAGAACTCGATGCGGATCTTCCAGGAGGAGATCTTCGGGCCCGTCGTCGCCGTCACCGACTTCTCCGACTTCGACGACGCCATGACGATCGCCAACGACACCCTCTACGGGCTCGGCGCCGGCGTCTGGTCGCGGTCGGGGAGCACCGCCTACCGCGCGGGCCGCACCATCGAGGCCGGGCGCGTCTGGACCAACTGCTACCACGCGTACCCCGCCGCCGCCGCGTTCGGCGGGTACAAGGGCTCCGGCGTCGGACGCGAGAACCACAAGATGATGCTCGACCACTACCAGCAGACGAAGAACCTCCTCGTCTCCTACTCGGCCCAGAAGCTCGGCTTCTTCTAGAGCCGGGCCCCTGTCCGCCGAACACGGGGTTGGTGTCGTTCTCGCCTTCAGAACGACAACAACCCCGTGCTCGGCGGTGAGCAACCTCGCTCTCGCTCCCTGCCGCAGGAGGTTCCCGTGCCCGACGACGTCCGCTCGCCACGCACGACTGGCGCGCCACCCGCGCGGGTCGCCCTCACCGACGACGCCGCCATGCTGCTCGCGCGGCTGCGCCCGGTCCACGGCGACCTCATGTTCCACCAGTCCGGCGGGTGCTGCGACGGATCGTCGCCCATGTGTTACCCGCAGGGTGACTTCCTGCTCGGTGACGCCGACGTGCACCTCGGCGACCTGGTCGTCGTCCCGGACGACGGCGGACCGGGCCAGTCCGACGGCGCGCGAAAGTTCACCGTGCCCGTGTGGATGAGCCGCGCGCAGTTCGAGTACTGGAAGCACACGCACCTGACGATCGACGTCGTGCTCGGCCGCGGCGCCGGGTTCAGCGTCGAGGCACCCGAGGGCGTGCGGTTCATCATCCGCTCGCGCGTCCTCACCGACGACGAGTGGGCCGCGCTCGGCGCCCTCGCGGGGCCTTAGAAGGTCCAGGCGTCCTCGACAGTCGTGTAGACGACGTCGACGTGGTCCCAGTCGAGCGAGACGTTCATCGTGAGGTCGGCCGGGTCCGTGACGCCGAACCCCTGCTTCCAGGTGATCGACTGTCCCGGGAGGACCGGGGCCGTGGGTGCGCCGCCGTAGCCCTGGTCGGAGTCGAACACCTCGTCGCCGGCGACGCCCCCGCTCGTGACCTGCGTGTAGCCCGACGAGGACCAGGTGGTGGCGGTCCCGTTGGTCACCGTGAAGGTGAAGCTGAGGTAGGTGGAGAACTCGCCGACCGCTGCCCACTCGCTCGGCGTGAAGTATCCGTCGTTGGCGACGGTGAGGGTGAGCCCGTCCTCCCACTCCATGGGGGTTCCGAACGACGTCACGGGGTTCTTGTTCGCGGCCTCCGCCTCGCTTTTCCCCGTGGAGTACCCGGCCTCGTAGCCGTCGTTGAACTTCTCGGTCCGCTCGGCGAGGAAGTCGGCACCCGCGCGCGCGCCCGTCGTCGACCCGTGCTCGTACCCGAGGTCGTAGCCCTCCTGGTACGTGCCGGTCAGGGTGGGTTCGGCGCCGGTCGGCTCGGCCGAGGTCGACGACGCGGCCGGGGTCACCTCCGGGGCCACCGGCGCCGCGAGACCGCACGCAGTGAGCGACCCGACGAGCGCGAGGGCGGCGGCGACCGCGCGGGCGCCCCGCAGCGGGGGCACGGACAAGGGCTGGCTGTACGGGGACATGGTGCTCCTTCGGTTCGGCATGGCGTCGGTGGGTCGGGGCGCGCTCAGTGGCGGGGGAGGTGCAGGAGGTTGTCGGTCTCGCGTCCGTTCGCGACGGACGTGATGTAGCGGGTCCCGCGCGGGCTGACGCGGGCGACGACGTCGGCCTGGTTGTGCGTGCGCTCGTCGAACGTGCGGAAGCGCTCACCGCGGCGGATGGCGGCGTGCACGGCCTCGCGGGTCCCGGCGCGGAGCGGCCCGGTCGTGGTGGTCGAGTAGCGGACCTCGACGACGTGCTCGTTGGTGGTGCCCGGGTGCGCGACCCGGACGGAGCGGATGAACGGCATGGTGATCTCCTTCTCGTGTGGTGCGGGTGCGTCGTGACGGTGGGCGACGTAGCTCAGTCCTCGTCGGCGTCCGGCTCGGTCTCGGCCCGGTCGCCGGGTGGGGTGAGGGACACGCAGTGCGGGCACAGGCCGCGCCCCTCGTGGAGGGGGTACACGGAGCCGCACTGGCACCTCACGTGGCTGATCGGGGTCATGCGAGCTCCTTCGCCTGCGCCGGCCCTCGGTGTCCGGTCATGGAGGGAGCGTCCTCGAACGGGAGGTCGGCTGACCTCATTCCATGCGATAAGAGGGCTTATCGAATTGGAGGCCTACGGCGCACCTGATCGCGATAGGTTCAGGACCTCGACGACGAACACGACCAAGGAGGTGCCTGCCGTGACGATGTCTCCTGCGATCGCCGCGCCGCGGCCGCTGCTCGCGGACCTGCGCCTCACGCTCGCCGACGTTGCCGAGCTCGCCCACGTACGACGTCCGGTGGTGTCGGTCTGGCGCCGGCGTCACGCCTCCGGCCCCACGCCGTTCCCCGCGCCGGTACGGCGGGCGGTCGCCGTCGCGGGTCGAGCGGGCTCCGAGGCGCTGCTGTTCCGCGCGTCGGACGTGGCGGACTGGGTCGAGGCGAGCGGCCTCGGCAACAACCGCGCGTTCCGC
Protein-coding sequences here:
- a CDS encoding DUF3892 domain-containing protein, with amino-acid sequence MPFIRSVRVAHPGTTNEHVVEVRYSTTTTGPLRAGTREAVHAAIRRGERFRTFDERTHNQADVVARVSPRGTRYITSVANGRETDNLLHLPRH
- a CDS encoding DUF779 domain-containing protein → MLLARLRPVHGDLMFHQSGGCCDGSSPMCYPQGDFLLGDADVHLGDLVVVPDDGGPGQSDGARKFTVPVWMSRAQFEYWKHTHLTIDVVLGRGAGFSVEAPEGVRFIIRSRVLTDDEWAALGALAGP
- the adh gene encoding aldehyde dehydrogenase; protein product: MTVYAAPGTDGAIAEYRVRYDHWIGGEYVAPASGQYFENPSPVTGRTFTEVARGNADDIERALDAAHGAARSWGRTSATERANILNKIADRMEENLERIAVAETWENGKPVRETLAADIPLAIDHFRYFAGAIRAQEGSISEIDEDTIAYHFHEPLGVVGQIIPWNFPILMAVWKLAPALAAGNCVVLKPAEQTPASILFLMDVIGDLLPPGVVNVVNGFGVEAGKPLASSPRIRKIAFTGETTTGRLIMQYASQNIIPVTLELGGKSPNIFFSDVADARDDFYDKALEGFTMFALNQGEVCTCPSRALIQSSIYDTFLGDAVARTQAVQQGNPLDTATMIGAQASNDQLEKILSYIEIGKAEGAKVLTGGTRAELGGDLAGGYYVTPTIFEGKNSMRIFQEEIFGPVVAVTDFSDFDDAMTIANDTLYGLGAGVWSRSGSTAYRAGRTIEAGRVWTNCYHAYPAAAAFGGYKGSGVGRENHKMMLDHYQQTKNLLVSYSAQKLGFF